The following are encoded together in the Triticum dicoccoides isolate Atlit2015 ecotype Zavitan chromosome 6B, WEW_v2.0, whole genome shotgun sequence genome:
- the LOC119326611 gene encoding uncharacterized protein LOC119326611 isoform X2 — protein MSTSRSAEETSQVAIAFLDSDDDEGKAPLSFKRANTTVSTMKDIPSIANPDIFGNIGDDAPLSFRRAGEEHGPQLSFKRASISVLKNRCSFVNPDTFSNIGDNAPLSVRRAGEEHGPWLSFKRASTSVLKNKRSFVNPDIFGNIGDNAPLSFRRDGEEHGPRLSFKRAITSVKNRHSFVNPDICAPLSFRSAGEEHGPLLSFERATISVQDRPSVANPTLFDNDDVKAPLSFRRATTSVKNTPSVTNPVIDNDDDEAPVLSFEQKSEDHAKSGSGNGGSQCGRPNKKYKGTTSIPSTEETMEQKASNKGQQYSISRCMEVLHGMDDVSDEIKVLASDVLKDASSREFFLCYESRLRGLWLKKEVAKLGTQLPP, from the exons ATGTCTACTTCCCGATCTGCAGAAGAAACCTCCCAGGTGGCAATTGCTTTTTTGGACAGTGATGATGATGAGGGCAAGGCCCCATTATCCTTCAAGAGGGCAAATACGACTGTCAGTACTATGAAAGACATACCTTCCATTGCGAATCCTGATATTTTCGGCAACATTGGTGACGATGCCCCATTATCCTTTAGGAGGGCTGGTGAAGAACATGGGCCCCAGTTATCCTTCAAGAGGGCAAGTATCTCCGTACTGAAGAACAGGTGCTCATTTGTGAATCCTGATACTTTCAGCAACATTGGTGACAATGCCCCATTATCCGTCAGGAGGGCTGGCGAAGAACATGGGCCCTGGTTATCCTTCAAGAGGGCAAGTACCTCTGTACTGAAGAACAAGCGCTCATTTGTGAATCCTGATATTTTCGGCAACATTGGTGACAATGCCCCATTATCCTTTAGGAGGGATGGTGAAGAACACGGGCCCCGGTTATCCTTCAAGAGGGCAATTACCTCTGTCAAGAACAGGCACTCATTTGTGAATCCTGATATTTGTGCCCCTTTATCCTTCAGGAGTGCTGGTGAAGAACATGGGCCCTTGTTATCCTTCGAGAGGGCAACTATCTCTGTGCAGGACCGGCCCTCGGTTGCGAATCCTACTTTGTTTGACAATGATGATGTCAAGGCCCCATTATCGTTCAGGAGGGCAACTACCTCTGTGAAGAACACGCCCTCGGTTACAAATCCTGTTATTGACAATGATGATGACGAGGCCCCAGTACTTTCCTTCGAGCAAAAAAgtgaagatcatgccaaatcagggAGTGGAAATGGTGGATCACAATGTGGAAGACCCAATAAGAAATATAAGGGAACCACATCGATACCAAGCACTGAAGAAACCATGGAACAGAAAGCGTCAAATAAAGGACAACAATACTCAATCTCAAGGTGCATGGAGGTgttgcatggcatggatgatgtatCCGACGAGATCAAGGTCCTTGCCTCCGATGTTTTGAAGGATGCATCAAGTCGAGAGTTTTTTCTATGCTATGAATCAAGACTCCGTGGTTTGTGGTTGAAGAAGGAAGTGGCTAAACTTGGCACTCAATTGCCTCCAT GA
- the LOC119326611 gene encoding uncharacterized protein LOC119326611 isoform X1 — MSTSRSAEETSQVAIAFLDSDDDEGKAPLSFKRANTTVSTMKDIPSIANPDIFGNIGDDAPLSFRRAGEEHGPQLSFKRASISVLKNRCSFVNPDTFSNIGDNAPLSVRRAGEEHGPWLSFKRASTSVLKNKRSFVNPDIFGNIGDNAPLSFRRDGEEHGPRLSFKRAITSVKNRHSFVNPDICAPLSFRSAGEEHGPLLSFERATISVQDRPSVANPTLFDNDDVKAPLSFRRATTSVKNTPSVTNPVIDNDDDEAPVLSFEQKSEDHAKSGSGNGGSQCGRPNKKYKGTTSIPSTEETMEQKASNKGQQYSISRCMEVLHGMDDVSDEIKVLASDVLKDASSREFFLCYESRLRGLWLKKEVAKLGTQLPPCM, encoded by the coding sequence ATGTCTACTTCCCGATCTGCAGAAGAAACCTCCCAGGTGGCAATTGCTTTTTTGGACAGTGATGATGATGAGGGCAAGGCCCCATTATCCTTCAAGAGGGCAAATACGACTGTCAGTACTATGAAAGACATACCTTCCATTGCGAATCCTGATATTTTCGGCAACATTGGTGACGATGCCCCATTATCCTTTAGGAGGGCTGGTGAAGAACATGGGCCCCAGTTATCCTTCAAGAGGGCAAGTATCTCCGTACTGAAGAACAGGTGCTCATTTGTGAATCCTGATACTTTCAGCAACATTGGTGACAATGCCCCATTATCCGTCAGGAGGGCTGGCGAAGAACATGGGCCCTGGTTATCCTTCAAGAGGGCAAGTACCTCTGTACTGAAGAACAAGCGCTCATTTGTGAATCCTGATATTTTCGGCAACATTGGTGACAATGCCCCATTATCCTTTAGGAGGGATGGTGAAGAACACGGGCCCCGGTTATCCTTCAAGAGGGCAATTACCTCTGTCAAGAACAGGCACTCATTTGTGAATCCTGATATTTGTGCCCCTTTATCCTTCAGGAGTGCTGGTGAAGAACATGGGCCCTTGTTATCCTTCGAGAGGGCAACTATCTCTGTGCAGGACCGGCCCTCGGTTGCGAATCCTACTTTGTTTGACAATGATGATGTCAAGGCCCCATTATCGTTCAGGAGGGCAACTACCTCTGTGAAGAACACGCCCTCGGTTACAAATCCTGTTATTGACAATGATGATGACGAGGCCCCAGTACTTTCCTTCGAGCAAAAAAgtgaagatcatgccaaatcagggAGTGGAAATGGTGGATCACAATGTGGAAGACCCAATAAGAAATATAAGGGAACCACATCGATACCAAGCACTGAAGAAACCATGGAACAGAAAGCGTCAAATAAAGGACAACAATACTCAATCTCAAGGTGCATGGAGGTgttgcatggcatggatgatgtatCCGACGAGATCAAGGTCCTTGCCTCCGATGTTTTGAAGGATGCATCAAGTCGAGAGTTTTTTCTATGCTATGAATCAAGACTCCGTGGTTTGTGGTTGAAGAAGGAAGTGGCTAAACTTGGCACTCAATTGCCTCCATGTATGTGA
- the LOC119326611 gene encoding uncharacterized protein LOC119326611 isoform X3: protein MMMRARPHYPSRGQIRLRAGEEHGPQLSFKRASISVLKNRCSFVNPDTFSNIGDNAPLSVRRAGEEHGPWLSFKRASTSVLKNKRSFVNPDIFGNIGDNAPLSFRRDGEEHGPRLSFKRAITSVKNRHSFVNPDICAPLSFRSAGEEHGPLLSFERATISVQDRPSVANPTLFDNDDVKAPLSFRRATTSVKNTPSVTNPVIDNDDDEAPVLSFEQKSEDHAKSGSGNGGSQCGRPNKKYKGTTSIPSTEETMEQKASNKGQQYSISRCMEVLHGMDDVSDEIKVLASDVLKDASSREFFLCYESRLRGLWLKKEVAKLGTQLPPCM, encoded by the exons ATGATGATGAGGGCAAGGCCCCATTATCCTTCAAGAGGGCAAATACGACT GAGGGCTGGTGAAGAACATGGGCCCCAGTTATCCTTCAAGAGGGCAAGTATCTCCGTACTGAAGAACAGGTGCTCATTTGTGAATCCTGATACTTTCAGCAACATTGGTGACAATGCCCCATTATCCGTCAGGAGGGCTGGCGAAGAACATGGGCCCTGGTTATCCTTCAAGAGGGCAAGTACCTCTGTACTGAAGAACAAGCGCTCATTTGTGAATCCTGATATTTTCGGCAACATTGGTGACAATGCCCCATTATCCTTTAGGAGGGATGGTGAAGAACACGGGCCCCGGTTATCCTTCAAGAGGGCAATTACCTCTGTCAAGAACAGGCACTCATTTGTGAATCCTGATATTTGTGCCCCTTTATCCTTCAGGAGTGCTGGTGAAGAACATGGGCCCTTGTTATCCTTCGAGAGGGCAACTATCTCTGTGCAGGACCGGCCCTCGGTTGCGAATCCTACTTTGTTTGACAATGATGATGTCAAGGCCCCATTATCGTTCAGGAGGGCAACTACCTCTGTGAAGAACACGCCCTCGGTTACAAATCCTGTTATTGACAATGATGATGACGAGGCCCCAGTACTTTCCTTCGAGCAAAAAAgtgaagatcatgccaaatcagggAGTGGAAATGGTGGATCACAATGTGGAAGACCCAATAAGAAATATAAGGGAACCACATCGATACCAAGCACTGAAGAAACCATGGAACAGAAAGCGTCAAATAAAGGACAACAATACTCAATCTCAAGGTGCATGGAGGTgttgcatggcatggatgatgtatCCGACGAGATCAAGGTCCTTGCCTCCGATGTTTTGAAGGATGCATCAAGTCGAGAGTTTTTTCTATGCTATGAATCAAGACTCCGTGGTTTGTGGTTGAAGAAGGAAGTGGCTAAACTTGGCACTCAATTGCCTCCATGTATGTGA